From the Kribbella sp. CA-293567 genome, the window TGACCACCCGTGAGCGCGACCGGCTGGCCGAGGCGGATCTGCTTCGTTTCGGGTTGCAGGAGATCGCGAAGGCCGAGCCGATCCCGGGTGAGGACGTCGAGCTGGCGGCCGAGGAGGAGCGACTCGCGTACGCCGACGGCCTGCGGACCGCGGCCACGACCGCGGCCGACGCGCTGGCCTCCGAGGACCTGGAGTCGACCCGGCCGAGTGACGTGCTCGGTCTGCTGTCACTGGCGAAGCAGGCCCTGGACGGCGAGCGCGAGCACGACGCGAAACTGGCGGAGCTGGCCGACCGCGCGAGCGAGCTCGGCTACCTCGCCGCCGACCTGGCCGGCGAGCTTTCGTCGTACGCCGCGGACGTGGACACCGATCCGGCCCGGCTCTCGGTGGTGAGCGAGCGGCGTGCGCTGCTGACCGCGCTCGCCCGCAAGCACGGGGCCGAGCAGGGGACCGTCGAGGAAGTGCTGGAGTGGGCCAAGCGGTCCGCGGTCCGGCTGGCCGAGCTGGAAGGCAGCGACGAGCGGGTCGAGCAGCTCACCGCGGAGCTGACCGAGCTTCGCGCGCAGCTGAAGGATCTCGGCGACCGGATCAGCACCGCGCGCCGTGAGGCGGCGGGCCGGCTCGGCGTCCTGGTGTCGGAGGAGCTGAGCGGGCTGGCGATGCCGCACGCGACCCTGACGGTGGAGATCCACGAGAGCACCCCCGGGCCGTTCGGCGCGGACGAGACCGAGTTCTGCTTCGCGGCGAACCCGGGAAGCCCCGCGCGGCCGCTGCAGAAGGCGGCTTCGGGCGGTGAGCTGTCGCGGGTGATGCTGGCGCTCGAGGTGATCCTGTCGGACACGCACAAGGTGCCGACGCTGGTGTTCGACGAGATCGACGCCGGGATCGGTGGCCGGGCCGCGGTCGAGGTCGGCAAGCGGCTGGCGAAGCTGGCCGAGAAGGCGCAGGTGATCGTGGTGACGCACCTGCCGCAGGTCGCCGCGTTCGCGGACCGTCACGCGGTGGTGCTGAAGAGCGACGACGGCTCGGTCACCACCAGTGGTCTGGTGGCGCTGGACGACGACGCGCGTTTGAAGGAGCTCAGCCGGATGATGGCCGGCCTGGAGAACTCCGACGCCGCCCAGGCGCACGCCGAGGAACTGCTGGCGCTGGCCGCGCAGCGTCACGGTAAGGGCAGAAAGAAGAAGAAGTCCTGACCACCGGGTGTGGTTCGAAAGGATGATTTGCCGCGTCGCCGGGGAGGTGGCCGCCCAAAAGGCGGGGGGAAGGCTCTTGACATGGCAGGATGAGTAAGCGATGAAACTGCCCAGTCTGCGGAGAGCACGCCCACCTGAACTGCCCGGGACCGCCGGGGTGGTCCGGCTCGATCGCCGTACCAAGAATCTCACCAAACGGCTCAAGCCGGGCGAGATCGCGGTGATCGACCACGTCGACCTGGACCGGGTCAGCGCCGAGGCGCTGGTCGACTGCAAGGTCGCGGCGGTGGTCAACGTCGCCGACTCGATCAGCGGCCGCTACCCGAACCTCGGCCCCGAGATCCTGGTCGAGGCGGGGGTTCCGCTGGTCGACGGGGTCGGCCGCGAGGTCTTCTCGGTGCTGCACGAGGGCGAGCGGGTCCGGCTGCACGACGGCATCCTGTACCGCGGTGAGGAAGTCGTCGCCAAGGGCGTCAACCAGGACAGCGAGAGCGTCGCCCAGTTGATGGACGACGCCCGCGCCGGGCTGTCGACCCAGCTGGAGGCCTTCACCGCCAACACGCTGGAGTATCTGCGCCAGGAGCGCGAC encodes:
- the recN gene encoding DNA repair protein RecN; the protein is MLSEIRITGLGVIEDATLELDPGFTAVTGETGAGKTMVVTGVNMLLGGRADSGLVRHGVRRARVEGRASNVPRSIVQQAEDRGGELDDDELLIARELSSEGRSRAFLGGASVPVSVLAEVTGDLVAIHGQADQWRLLQPAKQRETLDTFAGKPVLVPLGEYTTAYRRHREVEAELTELTTRERDRLAEADLLRFGLQEIAKAEPIPGEDVELAAEEERLAYADGLRTAATTAADALASEDLESTRPSDVLGLLSLAKQALDGEREHDAKLAELADRASELGYLAADLAGELSSYAADVDTDPARLSVVSERRALLTALARKHGAEQGTVEEVLEWAKRSAVRLAELEGSDERVEQLTAELTELRAQLKDLGDRISTARREAAGRLGVLVSEELSGLAMPHATLTVEIHESTPGPFGADETEFCFAANPGSPARPLQKAASGGELSRVMLALEVILSDTHKVPTLVFDEIDAGIGGRAAVEVGKRLAKLAEKAQVIVVTHLPQVAAFADRHAVVLKSDDGSVTTSGLVALDDDARLKELSRMMAGLENSDAAQAHAEELLALAAQRHGKGRKKKKS